A stretch of Panthera uncia isolate 11264 chromosome A1 unlocalized genomic scaffold, Puncia_PCG_1.0 HiC_scaffold_16, whole genome shotgun sequence DNA encodes these proteins:
- the TEX30 gene encoding testis-expressed protein 30, which translates to MNHTEVKLKIPFGNKLLDAVCLVPNKSLTYGIILTHGASGDMNLPHLMSLASHLASHGFFCLRFTCKGLNIVHRIKAYKSVLNYLKTLGEYKLTGVFLGGRSMGSRAAASVMCHIEPDDADAFVRGLICISYPLHHPKQQHKLRDEDLYRIKDPVLFVSGSADEMCEKNLLEKVAQKMQAPNKIHWIEKANHSMAVKGRSTNDVFKEINTQILFWIQEITEMDKK; encoded by the exons atgaATCATACAGAG gttaaattaaaaataccttttggAAATAAATTACTAGATGCTGTTTGTTTGGTACCTAACAAGAGCTTAACATACGGAATAATTCTTACACATGGAGCGTCAGGAGATATGAATCTTCCTCATTTGATGTCACTGGCATCCCATCTTGCATCTCATGGGTTTTTTTGCCTGAGATTTACCTGTAAAGGCCTTAATATTGTACATAGAATTAAGGCATATAAATCAGTTTTG AATTACCTAAAGACCTTAGGAGAATACAAATTGACAGGTGTTTTCCTTGGCG gTCGTTCAATGGGCTCAAGAGCAGCTGCTTCTGTAATGTGCCATATTGagccagatgatgctgatgctttTGTTCGAGGTCTCATTTGTATTTCTTACCCACTGCACCATCCAAAGCAGCAACATAAACTTAGAGATGAAGATCTCTATCGTATAAAAGATCCTGTATTGTTTGTGTCAGGTTCAGCAGATGAAATGTGTGAAAAG aacttGTTGGAGAAAGTGGCACAGAAAATGCAAGCTCCCAATAAAATCCACTGGATTGAGAAGGCAAACCATTCCATGGCAGTGAAAGGACgttcaacaaatgatgttttcaaagaaataaatacacagattttGTTTTGGATCCAGGAAATCACTGAAATGGACAAGAAATAA